The Chrysiogenia bacterium genome includes the window GAGCTCGATGAGTTCCTCGGTGTCGGCTTTGGGAGAGAGAAAGATCTGCTCGAGCCGCGCGGCCATGGGGCCGGTGAACGGGAAGCGCCGGAGATCGGCGCGAATCACCGCACGCCAGTTGATGGGCACGTGGTGCGTGAAGAGATACCAGTCCCACTCGCTGCAGTGGTTGGAGACGAAGACGTAGGTCTTTTGCGGGTCGAGTTGCTCGGTCCCGGTGGCGCGGTGGCGGATGCCGCAGCCTGCCAGAATGCTCCCGCTCCAGTAGCGGCGCAGGTGCCAGTGCCCCCAGTCGGTGTCTTTGCCAAACAGAAAGCTCGTCATCGCCGCGCCGGCCATGCCGACGCTCACGCCCGCCATGACTCCCAGGCGAAGCCCGCTGACTACCTTGTCCTTGCGTTCGCTCACCGAAGTTTCTCCAGTTCGACGCGCCAGGGGACGTGCGGGCTTGCCAGCGAACGGGCAAGTTCCCCGGCGGCACCGTCGGCCTCCAGGGCTTTGACGAACTCGGGCCCGCCCAGCCAGGCGACCCACTGCACCATGCGCACGCCGTCGCTTTCGGGGTCGGCCTCTTCCCAGCTCTCCTCGACATCCTCGAGCCGGTAGCCCACGCGCCAGCCGCCGCTCCGGCGCTTGCTTGCGTAGAGTTTCGGTCCCAGGGCCTGCTCGTTTCCGGGAAGCTCAAGCCAGTGGACAAAGCCGCCGCCGGCAGTTGCGACGACGATCCACTCATAGGAGTGGTCGGCGGGCAGGCGTCCGGGGGCCTCAAACCGCGCGGCCCCGGGCAGCAGCACCCGCGCGTCGGCCGGCAGCGTGAACCAGTTCTCCACGTCGATGGCGTTGCCCAGCAGGATGAGCGCCCGTGGCAGGTCGATGAGCACTTCCTGCTCGATGAGATCGGAACCCAGGTACAGGGTGGATGGCTTGGCCTCGCTCCAGCGAACCAGCGCCTTGACGGCGACCTCTGCGCGACGCCGGATGAAGGCATGTCCCCCGTCGGCGCGAATTGCATCGAAACGAAAGTCCGCGTCGGTCCGCTCGAAGGGGATGATCCCCAGCGCGCGGCCGCCGATGCGAAAACCGATCGCCTCGGAGAGCATGCCCTGCCCCGTTCGGAAGTTCCGGTAGAAACCCGAGCCGCCGGTAAATTCGAGCGAGAAGTCCTCGGAAGCGTAGGCATGTCCCGAGAGACGCCCCGCCGTGCTCGCCGTTGGAGCGCCGGGCACAAGGAATCCCTCGCGCGCGTCCTCGCCGCTCTGCACGCGGATGCGCCAGGCGGCGCCCTCGGGCGCGGCGCCTTCCGAAGGCTCGCCCAGCGAGCGCGCCCGCAGGTGAAGGGAGCGCGCCCCGTCCGCTTCGAGGATGTCGGCGGGAGCTTCCGACCAGCCGTCCCCGGCACGGGTCATCACCCGCCACGGCCCGCCCGCCGGGGCCGCGACGCTCACGTGGTCGAAGAGCTGCGTGCGTGTCATGTCCATGTTCTGTTTCATTGCCTGCGGGCTCTGCGCGAGCAGCGCGAGCGCAAGCATCCAGCCTGCTTTCAAGCCTGTTCCTCCGCGCGATGCACCGGCTCGACAATCAGGCGGTGCAGGACGAGCCCGAGCGCCGCGCCGGTGAGCGAGTCGAGAAGGTAGTGTTTTTTGAGAAGCAGCGTGCTCGCAAAGATGAGCGCCCAGCAGATGCTCGCAAGAATCTTGATGCGCGGCGAGACATGGCGGAGCGATCCCCATGCCAGCGTCGCCGTCGCCACATGCAACGAGGGAAACGAGTTCCAGCCCCCGTCATTGAGCCAGAGCATGCGCGGAAGCAGCAGGCTGTCCCAGAATCCGCTGGGCGGCGGCGTCATCACCCGCACCGGGATGAGAAGGAAGCAGACAAACGAGACCGCCATCGCCGCCATCAGCCCCAATGCACCGCGGCGAAAGAAATGAATTTCGGAAAACCAGATGCCCGGTGAGACGGCGTAGACATAGCCGAGGGTATAGGGCAGCGCGGCCCAGCTCTGATAGGGGATCTTGTCCTCGAAGGCGAAGGCGATGCTGATCCACTCGCGCCCTTCGACGATGCGGGGAATTCCCAGGTAACCGAGCGCAAAGAACTGCCCCATCAGCAGCGCCCAGAGTCCGTGCTGGGGCGTCATTCCGCGCCACCAGGTGCTCCACGAATGCGGGCGGGAGGCGGGCGCAGCGAGAGGTGAGGACTGAGAGCTTTCCACGCCGCGCCAGCCTAACACAGTCTCAAGAAATCGGCGCGTCGGGCCTGAAAACAGCGGTTTGCGGCTGATCTCAAATTTGCGTGAACTTTTTTATTGACTGACAAGTCAATCATAAATAGCCTCCCCACCCGGGCGGTGAGTTTCGCTCAGTTCTGGGCAGAAGACAGGGGACCAGCCGATGAAATCCTTCGTTCATTTCAGCAAGGGGCGCGTGCCGCGGCAGGCGCACGTCGACATTCCCGAGGGGCTCAAGGACGACGAGCTCGGTCGCAAGGGATTCTATGGACGCGTCGCGCAGCTCTACCGGCGCAATGACCCCACGCAGTATCGCGCAACAAGCGATCTCAAGCTCTGGGACTTCAGCTCGCGCCGGATGAGCCCCGCCGACGAAAGCGATCCTGCCGGCGCGCCGCTCAAGGTTCTCTACAACGAGGACTGCGCCATGTTCGTGAGCAAGCGAAAGGCCGCGATGCCTCACTTCGTGCGCAACGCCGATGCCGACGAGGCGCACTTCGTACACGTGGGCACCGGCACCTTCGAAACCGAGTTCGGCCCGGTTCCCTATGAGCCCGGCGACTACGTGGTGATTCCCAAGGCGACGACCTACCGCGTGGTTCCCGACTCCGAAGAGAACCACTTCTTCATTCTCGAGACCTACGGGGAGATGGAAGTCCCCGACTTCGGTGTCTTCGGCCGCCACGCACCTTTCGACCCGACCCTGGTTTATGTGCCCGAGCCCCAAGTGCTCGAGAGCGAGGGCCAGAGCGAGTGGGAAGTGCGCGTGAAGTTCGGCGGGGAATGGCACTCCATCTTTTACAAATGGAACCCCTGCGACGTCGAGGGCTGGAAGGGCGATCTCTTTCCCTTCAAGCTCAACATCCGCGACATCAACGTCATCAATTCCGACACCATCCACCTGCCGCCCACGGTGCACCTCTTCCTGCAGGCGCCGGGCCTCATGGTGGTGAACTTCCTGCCGCGACGCGCCGAGGAAAAGAAAGGCGCCGAGCGCCCGCCCTGGTATCACCGCAATGTCGACTACGACGAAGTGGTCTTCATGCACGGCGGTTCATTTCTGGGCGGCCCGATTCCAAAGGGACGCATCACCCTCTCGCCGCAGGGCATTCACCACGGCATTCCCGAGCCCATCCGCGTGATGGCGCGCAACACCCACGACAAGATCCAGCGCATCGAGTGGGAGCTGGTTGCCGTCGACACCGAGCGCCCCCTCAAGGTCACGCCCGAGGCACGCGCCACCGATCGCGACATTGTTGCCGCTGAAGGAAAGTAGACAGGAGCACCACCCATGGCATTCGAGCGATTCGAGATTCCCTCCGACTACAAGGAAATCGACCCGGCCATCCGCCAGGAAAACGTGAGCCCCACCGCGCTGGACGGCTGGCCGCTGCGCGGGATTCTGTATCTGCCGCCCAAAACCGACCCCGACGTGGCGCTGCTGGCCATGCACCCGCGCGGTGATTTCTCGCGCCACTACGTAGCGCCCCACGCCGCCGGTGCGGGCTACGCATTCCTTGGCTGCAACACGCGCAACCTCAACAACGACGCCGACTGCATGCACGAGCGCATCCTGCTCGACATGGGCGGCGCCGTGCGCTTCCTCAAGGAGCGCGGCTTCAAGAAGATCGTCCTCATCGGCAATTCCGGCGGCGGTTCGTTCTCGAGCTTCTATATCGAGCAGTCGAGCCTGCCCGCTGAGAAGCGATTCGACCGCGGCCCCTCGGGTGACAAGGTGCCCCTTCGCGAGGTGGAGATGCCCACGGTTAACGGGCTGTGCCTGCTGGCCGCGCACCCGGGCGAGGGAAAGTTCCTGCTCGACCGGCTCGATCCCTCCGTCGTCGACGAAGCCAATCCCACGGCCGTCAACCCGCGCCTCGACATGTACAATCCCGACAACGGCTACGTGCCGCTGGCGAAGGGGCAATCGAAATACTCGGCCGATTTCCTGGCCGAGTTCCGCGAGGGCCAGCGCGCCCGCTGCGAGCGCATCGACCGGCAGGCGCTCGAATGGGCCGAAGAGGCCGCCTACTTCCGCGGAAAGTATCGCAACCCCGACTTTGCGAGCATGGACGCCGACGAGCAGAGCCGCCTTCGTCGCTACGGCCTGCAGCGCCGCTACCTGCTTATCTACCGCACGCTCTCGGACCCGCGTTACCTGGATCTGTCCATCGATCCCTCGCAGCGACCCATCGGAAGCATCTTCGCCTACGGCGGGCGTGATCCCATTGCCGGCAACTACGGCGAGGGCCTTGCGCGCGTGATGAGCGTGCGCGGCTGGCTCTCCACGTGGTCGGGCCTTTCCTCGCGCGCCTACCTTGAGCGCACGCTTCCCTCGGTGAAGGTGCCGGTGAACATTGTGAACACCTACGGCGATACCGACATCTACCCGGCCGAGGCCGACCGGGCATTTGAGCTCTGCGGCGCAAGCGACAAGGCTTTGCACCAGCTCGAGTGGGCCGATCACTATCTCAATCCCGTGGGCGAGCAGGGTGCTAAACTCGATTGCCCTCGCGCGCGCGCCTGGAACGAGTTCATTCACCCCTGGCTCAAAGAACGCTGGCCGGTATAGAAACGACTTCCGCACTTCCCTCTCCCTCCGCGAGAGGGAGGCGAGCAAAGCGAGCGGGTGAGGGCTGCGCCGCTGCAGCAACAAAACCCTCACCCTGGCTCTCTCCCAAAGGGAGAGGGGAAAGGCTCAAAAAATGGAATTCATCAAGATCGAAAAACCGCGCAAGCACGTCGCGCTGATCACGCTCAACCGGCCCGAGCGCTACAACGCGCTCTCTCACCAGGTGGTGCGCGAGCTGCTCGAAGCCCTCGACACGGTTGCCGGCAATCTCGACACCCGCGTTATCGTCATCACCGGCGCGGGCAAGGGTTTCTGCGCGGGCGCGGATCTCAAGGAAGGCTTTGGCAACACCAATCCCAATGAGAAGGGCGCGCTCGGCGTCATCCAGGCCACCTACCAGATGCAGAAGGACTACGGCGGCATCCCGCTGAAGATGCGCCAGATTCCCCAGCCCATCATCGCCGCGGTGAACGGTCCGGCCGCCGGTGGCGGCATGGCCATCGCGCTTGCATCCGACATCCGTATCTGCACGCCGACGACGAAGTTCAACAACGCCTTCATCAAGATCGGCATCGGCGGCGCCGACATGGGATCGAGCTACTTCCTGCAAAAACTACTGGGTTCGAGTGTCGCCTCCGAGATGATGTACACCGGGCGCTTCATGGAACCAGGCGAAGCACTGCAGCGCGGCCTGGTCAGCCGCATCGTCGAGGGCGAGAAGCTGCTCGATGCCGCCTTCGAGCTGGCCGAGCAGATCATCGGCACGGCCAGCCCCTTTGCGCTGCGCATCACCAAGGAAGCCATCAACCGCGTGCAGGGCGGGCTCTCGCTGGAGGAATCCATCGAGATCGAAAACCGCAACCAGGTCATGGCGCTTCAGACCAAAGACGTGCAGCGCGCAGTCATGGCGTGGGTTCAGAAGAAGGTGCCGGAGTACGAGGACGACTGAGGCGCCGAAGGCGCCGCTTCTCAGCTCTTCCCCCGCCCTGTTTGGCAATCGAGAGGGGGAAGATGCCAAAGGCAGATGGGGCACCAAGCCCGCGCCGAAGGCGCGACTGATCAGCTCTTCC containing:
- a CDS encoding 1-acyl-sn-glycerol-3-phosphate acyltransferase; the protein is MSERKDKVVSGLRLGVMAGVSVGMAGAAMTSFLFGKDTDWGHWHLRRYWSGSILAGCGIRHRATGTEQLDPQKTYVFVSNHCSEWDWYLFTHHVPINWRAVIRADLRRFPFTGPMAARLEQIFLSPKADTEELIELCRPHLARGRSILMYPEGKRPPPGELAPFRPGAFVLAARTGTPVVPVSVMENPPASARGPWGRGFAHTPREVVLRVGAPIETEGRDAEELCALAHARMKELMETREG
- a CDS encoding phosphatase PAP2 family protein translates to MTPQHGLWALLMGQFFALGYLGIPRIVEGREWISIAFAFEDKIPYQSWAALPYTLGYVYAVSPGIWFSEIHFFRRGALGLMAAMAVSFVCFLLIPVRVMTPPPSGFWDSLLLPRMLWLNDGGWNSFPSLHVATATLAWGSLRHVSPRIKILASICWALIFASTLLLKKHYLLDSLTGAALGLVLHRLIVEPVHRAEEQA
- a CDS encoding homogentisate 1,2-dioxygenase encodes the protein MKSFVHFSKGRVPRQAHVDIPEGLKDDELGRKGFYGRVAQLYRRNDPTQYRATSDLKLWDFSSRRMSPADESDPAGAPLKVLYNEDCAMFVSKRKAAMPHFVRNADADEAHFVHVGTGTFETEFGPVPYEPGDYVVIPKATTYRVVPDSEENHFFILETYGEMEVPDFGVFGRHAPFDPTLVYVPEPQVLESEGQSEWEVRVKFGGEWHSIFYKWNPCDVEGWKGDLFPFKLNIRDINVINSDTIHLPPTVHLFLQAPGLMVVNFLPRRAEEKKGAERPPWYHRNVDYDEVVFMHGGSFLGGPIPKGRITLSPQGIHHGIPEPIRVMARNTHDKIQRIEWELVAVDTERPLKVTPEARATDRDIVAAEGK
- a CDS encoding alpha/beta hydrolase — translated: MAFERFEIPSDYKEIDPAIRQENVSPTALDGWPLRGILYLPPKTDPDVALLAMHPRGDFSRHYVAPHAAGAGYAFLGCNTRNLNNDADCMHERILLDMGGAVRFLKERGFKKIVLIGNSGGGSFSSFYIEQSSLPAEKRFDRGPSGDKVPLREVEMPTVNGLCLLAAHPGEGKFLLDRLDPSVVDEANPTAVNPRLDMYNPDNGYVPLAKGQSKYSADFLAEFREGQRARCERIDRQALEWAEEAAYFRGKYRNPDFASMDADEQSRLRRYGLQRRYLLIYRTLSDPRYLDLSIDPSQRPIGSIFAYGGRDPIAGNYGEGLARVMSVRGWLSTWSGLSSRAYLERTLPSVKVPVNIVNTYGDTDIYPAEADRAFELCGASDKALHQLEWADHYLNPVGEQGAKLDCPRARAWNEFIHPWLKERWPV
- a CDS encoding enoyl-CoA hydratase/isomerase family protein yields the protein MEFIKIEKPRKHVALITLNRPERYNALSHQVVRELLEALDTVAGNLDTRVIVITGAGKGFCAGADLKEGFGNTNPNEKGALGVIQATYQMQKDYGGIPLKMRQIPQPIIAAVNGPAAGGGMAIALASDIRICTPTTKFNNAFIKIGIGGADMGSSYFLQKLLGSSVASEMMYTGRFMEPGEALQRGLVSRIVEGEKLLDAAFELAEQIIGTASPFALRITKEAINRVQGGLSLEESIEIENRNQVMALQTKDVQRAVMAWVQKKVPEYEDD